The following coding sequences are from one Methanosarcina sp. WWM596 window:
- a CDS encoding DUF4162 domain-containing protein has protein sequence MVNEDGTYLLPEIMDILRNGGIRVKAVNLKKPSMDDVFVHYTGREFRDEGAENGSVAIVWARRR, from the coding sequence ATGGTCAATGAGGACGGCACCTATCTGCTGCCTGAGATCATGGATATACTTCGAAACGGGGGGATCAGGGTTAAGGCTGTAAACCTCAAAAAACCTTCAATGGATGATGTTTTTGTCCACTACACCGGCAGGGAGTTCAGGGACGAGGGGGCAGAGAATGGGTCGGTGGCAATCGTGTGGGCACGGAGGCGCTAA
- a CDS encoding ABC transporter permease, giving the protein MQAVITLLTMPFFFTSNALYPVDSFPPVLRALSTINPLTHLVSGIRYFAIGSDFSAIGIRYTYTQGEIFISYFALLAFAGIMFLIARWRFSKVTVT; this is encoded by the coding sequence ATGCAGGCAGTAATAACCTTGCTTACCATGCCTTTCTTTTTCACAAGCAATGCACTTTATCCTGTAGACTCTTTCCCGCCTGTGCTCCGCGCTCTGTCCACAATCAACCCACTCACTCATCTTGTCAGTGGGATCAGGTATTTTGCAATCGGAAGCGATTTTTCTGCAATTGGGATCCGTTATACTTACACACAGGGAGAGATCTTTATTTCCTATTTTGCCCTGCTGGCTTTTGCAGGAATAATGTTTTTGATTGCAAGGTGGAGATTCAGTAAGGTCACTGTTACATAA
- a CDS encoding ABC transporter permease, whose product MHTGFLTIYWRDMLRFVRFRTLLFASLVQPALWLAFFGIAMSNNFDRLTATLPVLPGVRTVGYLTFIGAGVIAMTTLFTSLFGGTVLLFDKNWGLMRETLSSPIPRIHVIIGIGLSGMTKSFIQASVIMIFGLLLGVQFFEGYPPVQILYSLAGIMVFVGTFSLGFLFLSAAIAITMESPEGCRQ is encoded by the coding sequence ATGCACACGGGTTTTCTTACCATTTACTGGCGGGACATGCTCAGGTTTGTCAGGTTCAGGACCCTCCTGTTTGCGTCTCTTGTCCAGCCGGCACTCTGGCTTGCCTTTTTCGGGATTGCGATGTCCAACAACTTTGATCGGTTGACTGCAACTCTCCCGGTCCTTCCTGGAGTCAGGACTGTCGGCTACCTGACCTTCATAGGAGCAGGCGTTATTGCAATGACCACACTTTTTACAAGCCTGTTCGGAGGAACAGTGCTGCTTTTTGACAAAAACTGGGGGCTCATGCGTGAAACCCTTTCAAGTCCGATTCCAAGAATTCATGTGATAATAGGTATAGGGCTTTCCGGCATGACCAAGTCCTTTATTCAGGCATCCGTTATCATGATATTCGGGCTCTTGCTCGGGGTCCAGTTTTTTGAAGGATACCCTCCGGTGCAGATCCTTTACTCTCTGGCCGGGATCATGGTTTTTGTAGGCACGTTTTCCCTCGGATTTCTTTTCCTTTCGGCTGCAATCGCAATAACCATGGAAAGCCCCGAGGGATGCAGGCAGTAA